The following proteins are encoded in a genomic region of Ignisphaera cupida:
- a CDS encoding nicotinate phosphoribosyltransferase: MTKSYPRFYIFSEDEIKKGYATDIYFIRSKQILEKYGLCNKVVRYEIHVYGLPSGYKWALYTGLEEAVSLLQGIPATFYSVPEGTIFTSLQPLAILEGKICDIITIETALLGILRFYSSVSTKAARIKKKAGDKQVIFFGLRVQHPAIAPALDRAAYIGGCDAVSGAFSKDFLGIEPKGTIPHALILVFGDPVEAWKAFDNTMPENVPRIALVDTFYDERYESLLAAKTLGKRLWGVRLDTPRSRRGDIRLIAQEVKWTLKLHGFEEVKIVISGGLDENDIERLKDVADVFGVGTSIAFPPSIDLSMDIVEIYDVKEGKWIPITKRGKLPGAKQLYRCKPIIEDYIDMPGKVIKCKDGEVAKPMLNKIIENGKLLYNLPKPDEIRQYVLEQLKYVDI, translated from the coding sequence ATGACAAAGTCTTATCCTCGGTTTTATATATTTAGTGAAGATGAAATAAAGAAAGGTTATGCAACAGACATTTACTTTATTAGAAGTAAGCAAATACTAGAGAAATATGGTCTTTGTAATAAAGTTGTTAGATATGAAATTCATGTGTATGGTCTTCCAAGTGGATATAAATGGGCTTTGTACACTGGTTTGGAGGAGGCTGTATCTCTATTGCAGGGAATTCCTGCAACATTCTATTCTGTTCCAGAGGGAACAATATTCACATCTCTACAACCGTTAGCAATTTTAGAAGGTAAAATCTGTGATATAATAACAATAGAAACAGCTTTGTTAGGTATACTAAGGTTTTATAGTAGTGTATCTACAAAAGCTGCTAGAATAAAGAAGAAAGCAGGTGATAAACAAGTAATATTCTTTGGTTTAAGAGTTCAGCATCCAGCAATAGCACCTGCATTGGATAGAGCAGCTTATATAGGTGGTTGTGATGCTGTTTCTGGTGCGTTTAGCAAGGATTTTCTGGGTATAGAACCAAAGGGTACAATACCACATGCACTAATATTGGTATTTGGGGATCCAGTTGAAGCATGGAAAGCATTCGATAATACAATGCCTGAAAACGTGCCTAGAATAGCTCTTGTTGATACATTTTATGATGAACGCTATGAAAGCTTACTTGCAGCAAAAACTCTTGGAAAAAGGCTTTGGGGTGTAAGACTTGATACACCAAGGAGTAGAAGAGGAGATATTCGACTAATTGCTCAAGAAGTTAAATGGACTCTTAAATTACATGGATTTGAGGAAGTAAAAATAGTTATAAGTGGTGGTCTTGATGAGAATGATATAGAAAGATTAAAGGATGTTGCAGATGTTTTTGGTGTAGGTACATCAATTGCCTTTCCACCGTCTATTGATCTAAGCATGGATATTGTTGAGATTTATGATGTGAAAGAGGGGAAGTGGATACCAATCACTAAAAGAGGTAAGCTTCCAGGTGCAAAACAGTTGTATAGATGCAAGCCTATCATTGAAGACTATATAGATATGCCAGGAAAAGTAATTAAATGTAAAGATGGTGAGGTAGCTAAGCCGATGTTAAATAAAATAATTGAAAATGGAAAGCTTTTATATAATCTTCCCAAACCCGATGAAATAAGACAGTATGTTCTAGAGCAACTTAAATATGTTGATATCTAA